In a single window of the Nicotiana tomentosiformis chromosome 8, ASM39032v3, whole genome shotgun sequence genome:
- the LOC104087842 gene encoding protein neprosin-like: MVASIWNPYVEGQQNSACRLKIQKGPDSMQVGWRVDPALYGNNHTMFFIHFQAGNVHCFNTLCPGFVIVNSDIYLDSEFEHITHRGDEQQWEFVMYIDRDLANGNWWLLIGANQTAVGFWPPGIFTALANDFATNIEWGGVTYTPPGAPYPAMGSSFFPDQYNPDPSLDAYCRGLIVLDDKGVTINANNTPIFIDSHYLYRVIDEPNWGPGQFPHYMFYGGPETKYVPPL; this comes from the exons ATGGTAGCTAGTATATGGAATCCTTATGTTGAAGGTCAACAAAATAGTGCGTGCCGATTGAAGATTCAAAAAGGACCAGATAGTATGCAAGTTGGTTGGAGA GTGGATCCAGCATTATATGGGAATAATCATACTATGTTTTTTATACATTTCCAA GCTGGAAATGTGCATTGCTTCAACACACTATGTCCTGGTTTTGTAATAGTAAACAGTGACATATATCTTGATTCTGAATTCGAACATATTACTCACCGAGGGGACGAGCAACAGTGGGAGTTTGTTATGTACATTGATCGT GATCTAGCAAATGGAAATTGGTGGCTTTTGATTGGAGCTAATCAGACagcagttgggttttggcctcCAGGAATTTTCACTGCATTAGCAAACGACTTTGCTACGAATATTGAGTGGGGAGGAGTGACATATACTCCACCAGGTGCACCTTATCCTGCAATGGGCTCTAGCTTTTTTCCTGATCAATATAATCCAGATCCTTCTCTTGATGCTTATTGTAGGGGACTTATAGTTTTAGATGATAAAGGCGTGACGATAAATGCAAATAACACACCCATATTTATTGATAGTCACTATTTGTACCGGGTTATTGATGAACCAAATTGGGGACCTGGACAGTTTCCGCATTATATGTTTTACGGTGGACCTGAAACAAAGTATGTGCCCCCTTTGTAG